From Solanum lycopersicum chromosome 8, SLM_r2.1, the proteins below share one genomic window:
- the LOC104648593 gene encoding uncharacterized protein, whose product MTLNCLTCQALKRTDSHEELRETLNHVNDKSNFRLFSVGMERNWSGNLVERRKYEKTRGRTIMGKENNTRNGSRRVHNSGPIEFMTDSPRLARSPGMRRDWSFEDLRQVIKR is encoded by the coding sequence ATGACTCTCAATTGTTTAACCTGCCAAGCTCTAAAAAGAACAGATTCACATGAGGAACTAAGGGAAACACTGAATCATGTTAATGATAAGTCGAATTTTCGTCTTTTTTCAGTGGGAATGGAGAGGAACTGGTCAGGGAACTTGGTTGAAAGACGGAAATATGAAAAAACGAGGGGTCGAACCATaatgggaaaagaaaataatacgCGAAACGGTTCTCGGAGGGTTCATAATAGTGGTCCGATAGAGTTCATGACTGATTCGCCAAGATTGGCAAGGAGCCCCGGGATGAGAAGAGATTGGAGTTTTGAGGATTTGAGGCAGGTGATTAAGCGTTGA
- the G gene encoding protein STAY-GREEN isoform X1 yields the protein MEFPLIARCTNTPSTTSFLGCKVSLCDFPIRNNYRDKRNYNEKFSVVRIKAMAEKSSTGEASSVEIREGENGGVGFTGSTMEVTTFNQSFSDAQLPVWEKIGAVVRLSYGIGIYGAMALAGKFICSISGIDCTGGFSPSLDAIVEGLGYAVPPIMALLFILDDEVVKLSPHARAIRDVEDEELRNFFYGMSPWQFILIVAASSVGEELFYRAAVQGALADIFVRSTDLVSDARGMASLTGVLPPYVPFAQAFAAVMTAALTGSLYYMAASPKDPTYVVAPVLKSRSGREDLKKLFAAWYERRQMKKIYSPLLEAILALYLGFEWIQEIAGPIDEITIDGLLVHRRPCPPSVLHIYSLGQRLCK from the exons ATGGAATTTCCGTTGATAGCTCGATGTACGAATACTCCATCGACGACGTCGTTTTTAGGATGTAAAGTGAGTTTATGCGATTTTCCGATTAGAAACAATTATCGAGATAAGAGGAATTATAATGAGAAATTTTCGGTAGTGAGAATTAAAGCTATGGCGGAGAAGTCAAGTACCGGCGAGGCTTCATCAGTTGAAATTCGGGAGGGTGAAAATGGAGGAGTAGGATTCACGGGGTCTACTATGGAGGTGACTACATTCAACCAGAGCTTCAGTGATGCGCAGTTACCCGTTTGGGAGAAAATCGGTGCTGTTGTCAGACTCAGTTATGGAATCG GCATCTATGGAGCAATGGCTTTAGCCGGAAAGTTCATATGCTCAATATCTGGAATTGACTGCACAGGAGGGTTCAGTCCATCATTAGATGCCATTGTTGAAGGACTAGGATATGCAGTTCCACCCATTATGGCTCTTCTATTTATACTAGAT GATGAAGTTGTGAAGCTATCTCCTCATGCGCGAGCAATCAGGGATGTTGAGGATGAAGAGCTACGGAACTTCTTTTATGGAATGTCACCTTGGCAG TTCATTCTGATTGTCGCTGCTAGCTCTGTTGGAGAGGAACTTTTCTACCGTGCTGCTGTTCAG GGAGCTTTGGCTGACATTTTCGTAAGGAGCACTGATTTGGTGTCTGATGCTCGAGGGATGGCATCATTG ACTGGTGTTTTGCCACCTTATGTACCATTTGCTCAAGCATTTGCAGCTGTAATGACAGCAGCTCTTACTGGTTCTTTATATTATATGGCTGCTTCTCCAAAAG ATCCTACCTATGTTGTTGCACCAGTGCTGAAGTCGCGTTCAGGCCGTGAAGATCTGAAAAAACTCTTTGCAG CTTGGTACGAGAGGCGGCAGATGAAGAAGATTTATTCTCCTCTACTGGAAGCAATACTAGCCCTTTACCTTGGGTTTGAATGGATCCAG GAAATTGCAGGCCCCATCGACGAGATCACGATAGACGGATTGTTGGTTCATCGACGGCCATGCCCTCCCTCTGTGCTGCACATCTATAGTCTTGGTCAGAGACTATGCAAATGA
- the G gene encoding protein STAY-GREEN yields the protein MEFPLIARCTNTPSTTSFLGCKVSLCDFPIRNNYRDKRNYNEKFSVVRIKAMAEKSSTGEASSVEIREGENGGVGFTGSTMEVTTFNQSFSDAQLPVWEKIGAVVRLSYGIGIYGAMALAGKFICSISGIDCTGGFSPSLDAIVEGLGYAVPPIMALLFILDDEVVKLSPHARAIRDVEDEELRNFFYGMSPWQFILIVAASSVGEELFYRAAVQGALADIFVRSTDLVSDARGMASLTGVLPPYVPFAQAFAAVMTAALTGSLYYMAASPKDPTYVVAPVLKSRSGREDLKKLFAAWYERRQMKKIYSPLLEAILALYLGFEWIQTNNILAPIITHGIYSAVILGHGLWKIHDHRRRLHHRIQQVKQEGKNSSNL from the exons ATGGAATTTCCGTTGATAGCTCGATGTACGAATACTCCATCGACGACGTCGTTTTTAGGATGTAAAGTGAGTTTATGCGATTTTCCGATTAGAAACAATTATCGAGATAAGAGGAATTATAATGAGAAATTTTCGGTAGTGAGAATTAAAGCTATGGCGGAGAAGTCAAGTACCGGCGAGGCTTCATCAGTTGAAATTCGGGAGGGTGAAAATGGAGGAGTAGGATTCACGGGGTCTACTATGGAGGTGACTACATTCAACCAGAGCTTCAGTGATGCGCAGTTACCCGTTTGGGAGAAAATCGGTGCTGTTGTCAGACTCAGTTATGGAATCG GCATCTATGGAGCAATGGCTTTAGCCGGAAAGTTCATATGCTCAATATCTGGAATTGACTGCACAGGAGGGTTCAGTCCATCATTAGATGCCATTGTTGAAGGACTAGGATATGCAGTTCCACCCATTATGGCTCTTCTATTTATACTAGAT GATGAAGTTGTGAAGCTATCTCCTCATGCGCGAGCAATCAGGGATGTTGAGGATGAAGAGCTACGGAACTTCTTTTATGGAATGTCACCTTGGCAG TTCATTCTGATTGTCGCTGCTAGCTCTGTTGGAGAGGAACTTTTCTACCGTGCTGCTGTTCAG GGAGCTTTGGCTGACATTTTCGTAAGGAGCACTGATTTGGTGTCTGATGCTCGAGGGATGGCATCATTG ACTGGTGTTTTGCCACCTTATGTACCATTTGCTCAAGCATTTGCAGCTGTAATGACAGCAGCTCTTACTGGTTCTTTATATTATATGGCTGCTTCTCCAAAAG ATCCTACCTATGTTGTTGCACCAGTGCTGAAGTCGCGTTCAGGCCGTGAAGATCTGAAAAAACTCTTTGCAG CTTGGTACGAGAGGCGGCAGATGAAGAAGATTTATTCTCCTCTACTGGAAGCAATACTAGCCCTTTACCTTGGGTTTGAATGGATCCAG ACAAACAACATTCTTGCACCTATAATCACACATGGAATATACTCTGCCGTAATTCTTGGACACGGACTGTGGAAAATCCATGATCATCGGAGAAGGCTACATCACAGAATCCAACAAGTTAAACAAGAAGGGAAGAATTCAAGTAACTTGTAA
- the LOC101260453 gene encoding acidic leucine-rich nuclear phosphoprotein 32-related protein, whose translation MSRVFHIFPSFITKQTPHSVSGEFSDMAIVNDEREFEEETTHEDLQEFDEDAEVDAEDDDDEDDDDEDGDEDDDQEEKEVIQSSGSGPQVHSIDDDEEDEDEDDEDDEGDSDDDDDDDDDDEDDEDEEEGEEEGDLGTEYLVRPVARAEDEEDASDFEPEENGEEEGFEEEEEEDDDEDTSGKVEAPPKRKRSSKDDDSDDDDGGEDEDEDDERPSKR comes from the exons ATGTCTAGGGTTTTTCACATCTTCCCCTCTTTCATCACCAAGCAAACCCCTCATTCAG TCTCAGGTGAATTTTCCGACATGGCTATCGTCAATGATGAACGCGAGTTTGAGGAAGAAACAACTCATGAAGATCTCCAAGAGTTTGACGAAGATGCGGAAGTGGACGCCGAGGACGATGATGACGAGGACGATGATGATGAAGACggtgatgaggatgatgatcaGGAGGAGAAAGAGGTCATACAGAGCTCTGGCAGTGGTCCACAAGTTCACTCTATAGATGATGATGaggaggatgaggatgaggatgatgaggaCGATGAAGGTGAcagtgatgatgatgacgacgacgacgacgatgatgaagatgatgaagatgagGAGGAAGGTGAAGAAGAGGGAGATCTGGGCACGGAGTATCTTGTTAGGCCAGTGGCACGTGCTGAGGATGAAGAAGATGCTAGTGATTTTGAACCAGAAGAAAATGGCGAGGAAGAGGGTTTTgaggaggaagaggaagaggatgatgatgaagacACTAGCGGAAAGGTGGAGGCCCCGCCAAAGAGGAAGAGATCAAGCAAAGATGATGACTCTGACGATGATGATGGCGGagaggatgaggatgaggatgatgagAGACCATCTAAACGATAG
- the LOC101260744 gene encoding uncharacterized protein codes for MDVPVKKPQDNGPKTLVSDDILAKRLKNRERQRRYRERKRLKADSMKVLGTNQLVSLPVGVPVIVSPQDSTLPVNVASLDSSVPVEVAPLDSSMPVNVAPLASSVPVNVTPRAYVMPVDASSRESVTRVYSGRNWKRDARKAHVARQNEVSTNNTVSPDLASIGEGQATLLTHVEQSDVAMSDVISSPVTASENIGTPKSIASRRNWKAEARNKKS; via the coding sequence ATGGATGTTCCTGTGAAGAAACCTCAGGATAATGGGCCGAAAACCTTAGTCAGTGATGACATTTTGGCTAAGAGGCTAAAAAATCGGGAGCGTCAACGCAGATATAGAGAAAGGAAACGTCTTAAAGCTGATAGTATGAAGGTGTTGGGCACAAACCAGCTAGTTTCATTGCCAGTGGGGGTGCCCGTGATTGTTTCTCCCCAGGATAGTACACTGCCAGTGAATGTGGCTTCGCTGGACTCTTCGGTTCCAGTAGAAGTTGCTCCGCTGGACTCTTCAATGCCAGTGAATGTTGCTCCTCTTGCCTCTTCAGTTCCAGTGAATGTCACTCCCCGGGCATATGTAATGCCAGTGGATGCTTCTTCCCGAGAGTCTGTCACCCGTGTTTACTCCGGGCGAAATTGGAAAAGGGATGCCCGAAAGGCCCATGTTGCCAGGCAGAATGAAGTTAGTACTAATAATACGGTTTCTCCAGATTTAGCTTCAATTGGTGAAGGTCAAGCAACATTACTTACCCACGTTGAACAGTCAGATGTCGCGATGAGTGATGTTATTTCTTCACCTGTGACTGCATCGGAAAATATCGGAACACCCAAATCTATTGCCAGCAGGAGAAATTGGAAAGCAGAAGCTAGAAATAAGAAGAGCTGA
- the LOC109120956 gene encoding uncharacterized protein yields the protein MDPLDSLVVKRIEKKEQLKKKIIKSQKSVSICCKGEGKFVPMKVAIQEASSKNSLLERINSLETRLFQLCLEIENARTSCSSSSNTQTPFAEKSKNNDAKRQAASSYPIFDFSQKQSHNLAQDLEQSTCMKKTKKPLHFGRSKSTKDVENITSKNGKKKSLKASWPHLRILGC from the exons ATGGATCCTTTAGATTCTCTTGTT gtAAAACGTATTGAAAAAAAAGAGcagttgaaaaagaaaataattaaaagtcaGAAATCAGTTTCAATATGCTGCAAAGGAGAAGGGAAATTTGTTCCAATGAAAGTGGCAATTCAAGAAGCTTCATCCAAAAATTCACTATTGGAAAGAATTAATTCTCTTGAGACTCGACTTTTTcag CTGTGCCTGGAAATTGAAAATGCAAGAACATCATGCAGCTCTTCATCAAATACACAGACTCCATTTgcagaaaaatcaaaaaataatgatGCCAAGAGACAAGCAGCTTCTTCTTAtccaatttttgatttttcacaG aaACAATCTCATAATTTGGCACAAGATTTGGAGCAATCAACATGCATGAAGAAAACGAAGAAGCCATTGCATTTTGGGAGAAGCAAAAGTACTAAAGATGTTGAAAATATTACAAGTAAAAATGGgaagaaaaaaagtttgaaagcAAGTTGGCCACATCTCAGGATCTTAGGTTGCTAA
- the MYC1 gene encoding transcription factor MYC1, with the protein MTDYRLWSNTNTTNTCDDTMMMDSFLSSDPSSFWPASTPNRPTPVNGVGETMPFFNQESLQQRLQALIDGARESWAYAIFWQSSVVDFASQTVLGWGDGYYKGEEDKNKRRGSSSSAANFVAEQEHRKKVLRELNSLISGVQASAGNGTDDAVDEEVTDTEWFFLISMTQSFVNGNGLPGLAMYSSSPIWVTGTEKLAASQCERARQAQGFGLQTIVCIPSANGVVELGSTELIFQSSDLMNKVKYLFNFNIDMGSVTGSGSGSGSCAVHPEPDPSALWLTDPSSSVVEPKDSLIHSSSRDVQLVYGNENSENQQQHCQGFFTKELNFSGYGFDGSSNRNKTGISCKPESREILNFGDSSKRFSGQSQLGPGPGLMEENKNKNKNKKRSLGSRGNNEEGMLSFVSGVILPTSTMGKSGDSDHSDLEASVVKEAVVEPEKKPRKRGRKPANGREEPLNHVEAERQRREKLNQRFYALRAVVPNVSKMDKASLLGDAIAYINELKSKVQNSDLDKEELRSQIECLRKELTNKGSSNYSASPPLNQDVKIVDMDIDVKVIGWDAMIRIQCSKKNHPAARLMAALKDLDLDVHHASVSVVNDLMIQQATVKMGSRLYAQEQLRIALTSKIAESR; encoded by the coding sequence ATGACGGACTATAGATTATGGAGTAATACCAATACTACTAATACATGTGATGATACTATGATGATGGATTCTTTTTTATCTTCCGATCCATCCTCTTTTTGGCCTGCTTCCACTCCCAATCGTCCGACTCCGGTGAACGGAGTCGGAGAAACGATGCCGTTTTTCAATCAAGAGTCACTACAGCAAAGGCTTCAGGCTTTAATTGACGGTGCTCGTGAATCATGGGCATATGCTATTTTCTGGCAATCGTCAGTTGTTGATTTTGCGAGCCAAACTGTATTGGGTTGGGGAGATGGGTATTataaaggagaagaagataAGAATAAACGGAGAGGGTCGTCTAGTTCAGCAGCTAATTTTGTTGCTGAGCAAGAGCATAGAAAGAAGGTGCTTCGGGAGCTGAATTCATTAATATCCGGTGTACAAGCTTCCGCCGGAAACGGAACTGATGATGCAGTGGATGAGGAAGTGACGGATACTGAatggttttttctgatttcaATGACCCAATCGTTTGTTAACGGTAACGGGCTTCCGGGCTTGGCGATGTACAGTTCAAGCCCAATTTGGGTTACTGGAACAGAGAAATTAGCTGCTTCTCAATGTGAACGGGCCAGGCAAGCCCAAGGTTTCGGGCTTCAGACGATTGTGTGTATTCCTTCAGCTAACGGTGTAGTGGAGCTTGGTTCGACTGAGCTGATATTCCAAAGCTCGGATTTGATGAACAAGGTTAAGTATTTGTTTAACTTCAATATTGATATGGGGTCTGTTACAGGCTCAGGTTCGGGCTCAGGCTCTTGTGCTGTGCATCCTGAGCCCGATCCTTCGGCCCTTTGGCTTACGGATCCATCTTCCTCGGTTGTGGAACCTAAGGATTCGTTAATTCATAGTAGTAGTAGGGATGTTCAACTTGTGTATGGAAATGAGAATTCTGAAAATCAGCAGCAGCATTGTCAAGGATTTTTCACAAAGGAGTTGAATTTTTCGGGTTATGGATTTGATGGAAGTAGTAATAGGAATAAAACTGGAATTTCTTGTAAGCCGGAGTCCAGGGAGATATTGAATTTTGGTGATAGTAGTAAGAGATTTTCAGGGCAATCACAGTTGGGTCCTGGGCCTGGGCTCATGGAGGAgaacaagaacaagaacaagaacaagaaaaggTCACTTGGATCAAGGGGAAACAATGAAGAAGGAATGCTTTCGTTTGTTTCGGGTGTGATCTTGCCAACTTCAACAATGGGGAAGTCCGGGGATTCTGATCACTCAGATCTCGAAGCCTCAGTGGTGAAGGAGGCCGTTGTAGAACCTGAAAAGAAGCCGAGGAAGCGAGGGAGGAAACCAGCCAATGGAAGGGAGGAGCCATTGAATCACGTGGAAGCGGAGAGACAGAGGAGGGAGAAATTGAATCAAAGATTCTACGCGCTCAGAGCCGTAGTCCCAAATGTGTCTAAAATGGATAAGGCATCACTTCTTGGAGATGCAATTGCATACATCAATGAGTTGAAATCAAAAGTTCAAAATTCAGATTTAGATAAAGAGGAGTTGAGGAGCCAAATTGAATGTTTAAGGAAGGAATTAACCAACAAGGGATCATCAAACTATTCCGCCTCCCCTCCATTGAATCAAGATGTCAAGATTGTCGATATGGACATTGACGTTAAGGTGATTGGATGGGATGCTATGATTCGTATACAATGTAGTAAAAAGAACCATCCAGCTGCCAGGCTAATGGCAGCCCTCAAGGACTTGGACCTAGACGTGCACCACGCTAGTGTTTCCGTGGTGAATGATTTGATGATCCAACAAGCCACAGTCAAAATGGGGAGCCGGCTTTATGCTCAAGAACAGCTTAGGATAGCATTGACATCAAAAATTGCTGAATCGCGATGA